A window of the Cynocephalus volans isolate mCynVol1 chromosome 10, mCynVol1.pri, whole genome shotgun sequence genome harbors these coding sequences:
- the COLGALT1 gene encoding procollagen galactosyltransferase 1 produces the protein MAAAPRACRQRGWRLPVLLLLLLAPPPPGGPPGSAAYFPEERWNPESPLQAPRVLIALVARNSAHALPATLGALERLRHPRDRTALWVATDHNVDNTSAVLREWLVAVKSFYHSVEWRPAEEPRSYPDEEGPKHWSDSRYDHVMKLRQAALKSARDMWADYILFVDADNLILNPDTLSLLIAENKTVVAPMLDSRAAYSNFWCGMTSQGYYRRTPAYIPIRKRDRRGCFAVPMVHSTFLIDLRKVASRNLAFYPPHPDYTWSFDDIIVFAFSCKQAEVQMYVCNKEVYGFLPVPLRAHSSLQDEAESFLHVQLEVMVKHPPLEPSHFISVPTKIPDKMGFDEVFLINLKRRQDRRERMLRALWEQEIACRLLEAVDGKAMNTSQVEALGIQMLPGYRDPYHGRPLTKGELGCFLSHYNIWKEVVDRGLQKSLVFEDDLRFEIFFKRRLMNLMRDVEQEGLDWDLIYVGRKRMQVEHPEKAVPRVRNLVEADYSYWTLAYVISLQGARKLLAARPLSKMLPVDEFLPVMFDKHPVSEYKAHFSPRNLRAFSVEPLLIYPTHYTGDDGYVSDTETSVVWNNENVKTDWDRAKSQKMREQQALSREAKNSDVLQSPLDSAARDEL, from the exons GCGTATTTCCCCGAGGAGCGCTGGAACCCTGAGTCGCCGCTACAGGCGCCGCGCGTGCTCATCGCGCTGGTGGCGCGAAACTCGGCCCACGCGCTGCCCGCCACGCTGGGCGCACTCGAGAGGCTGCGGCACCCGCGGGATCGCACGGCGCTGTG GGTGGCTACGGACCACAATGTGGACAACACATCAGCTGTGCTGCGGGAGTGGCTGGTGGCCGTGAAGAGTTTTTACCATTCTGTGGAATGGCGGCCGGCGGAGGAGCCCAG GTCCTACCCGGATGAGGAGGGCCCCAAACACTGGTCCGACTCGCGCTATGATCATGTCATGAAGTTGCGCCAGGCAGCCCTGAAATCAGCTCGGGACATGTGGGCCGATTACATCCTG TTTGTGGATGCGGACAACCTGATCCTCAACCCTGACACACTGAGCCTGCTCATCGCAGAGAACAAGACGGTGGTGGCTCCCATGCTGGATTCCCGGGCTGCCTATTCCAACTTCTGGTGTGGAATGACTTCCCAG GGCTACTACAGGCGCACGCCTGCCTACATCCCCATCCGCAAGCGGGACCGCCGGGGCTGCTTCGCGGTTCCCATGGTGCACTCGACCTTCCTCATCGACCTGCGGAAGGTGGCGTCCCGGAACCTGGCGTTCTACCCACCCCACCCCGACTACACCTGGTCCTTTGATGACATCATCGTCTTTGCCTTCTCCTGCAAGCAGGCAG AGGTGCAGATGTACGTGTGCAACAAAGAGGTGTATGGCTTCCTGCCGGTGCCACTGCGGGCGCACAGCTCCCTCCAGGATGAGGCGGAGAGCTTCCTGCACGTGCAGCTGGAGGTCATGG TGAAGCACCCGCCGTTGGAGCCCTCCCATTTCATCTCAGTGCCCACCAAGATACCCGACAAGATGGGCTTTGACGAG GTCTTCCTGATCAACCTGAAGCGGCGGCAGGACCGGCGGGAGCGCATGCTGCGGGCGCTGTGGGAGCAGGAGATCGCATGCCGGCTGCTAGAGGCCGTGGACGGCAA AGCCATGAACACCAGCCAGGTGGAGGCGCTGGGCATCCAGATGCTGCCCGGCTACCGGGACCCCTACCACGGACGACCCCTCACCAAAGGCGAGCTAGGCTGCTTCCTCAGCCACTATAACATCTGGAAAGAG GTCGTGGACCGGGGGCTGCAGAAATCGCTGGTGTTCGAAGACGACCTGCGTTTTGAGATCTTCTTCAAGAGGCGCCTGATGAACCTCATGCGGGATGTGGAGCAGGAGGGCCTGGACTGGGACCTCAT CTACGTGGGCCGGAAACGGATGCAGGTGGAGCACCCCGAGAAGGCTGTGCCCCGTGTGAGGAACCTGGTGGAGGCTGATTACTCCTACTGGACACTGGCCTATGTGATCTCCCTGCAAGGTGCCCGCAAGCTGCTGGCCGCCAGGCCACTCTCCAAGATGCTTCCTGTTGACGAGTTCCTGCCTGTCATGTTTGACAAGCACCCAGT GTCCGAGTATAAGGCCCACTTCTCCCCCCGTAACCTGCGTGCCTTCTCCGTGGAACCCCTTCTCATCTACCCCACGCACTATACAGGGGATGACGGGTACGTGAGTGACACGGAGACCTCAGTTGTATGGAATAATGAGAACGTCAAGACTGACTGGGACCGTGCCAAGTCCCAGAAGATGCGGGAGCAGCAGGCACTGAGTCGTGAGGCCAAGAACTCAGATGTGCTCCAGTCCCCGCTGGACAGTGCTGCCCGTGACGAGCTCTGA